Proteins encoded by one window of Cloeon dipterum chromosome 2, ieCloDipt1.1, whole genome shotgun sequence:
- the LOC135937800 gene encoding small integral membrane protein 12 yields the protein MLPVLVNLLRPYVAYVTFPVALVFGFVGYNIENWVSDKYTPYSKSVLEVRKERQEREGKAELHIPKTIFEKNVSPSLQQDATKAVN from the coding sequence ATGCTGCCCGTGCTGGTGAACCTTCTGCGTCCGTACGTGGCGTACGTGACGTTCCCGGTGGCGCTGGTCTTCGGCTTCGTGGGCTACAACATCGAGAACTGGGTGTCGGACAAGTACACGCCGTACAGCAAAAGCGTGCTGGAGGTGCGCAAGGAGCGGCAGGAGCGCGAGGGCAAAGCCGAGCTGCACATCCCCAAGACCATCTTCGAGAAGAATGTGTCGCCGTCGCTGCAGCAGGACGCCACCAAGGCCgtgaactga
- the Gnptab gene encoding N-acetylglucosamine-1-phosphotransferase subunits alpha/beta yields the protein MSLWKVIQKQVYDLFSHKQALFFILVLFTFVIVTAFQFGETWLQWSTVRYSSIFNRFHDNIAGKNLQEKLCQSVPIDLVYTWVNGSDPVFQEALLAAKSTFKVEEPGHQRRGPCPFRSCVPSHFIATKGGLPLTKESRVEALATASEFGLVQLSGQSWSLLQHASVEDAKAADGTLKLAGRNYTLHHAYWTTDPDAKNSVSMRQFAILLGVPASTSKETVIKSLPTNLPVIGVWVYLDQGLAVLQLPHAVGQDTIRNSYPNITVGSKDAYLSPAHLILEMTSGQEAEDFSDSRFLDKEELRYSLRSVEKYAPWVRHVYVVTNGQIPYWLNLDHPRLSVVTHQQLFLNQSHLPTFSSPAIESHLHRIPGLSKRFLYLNDDVMLGKEVWPEDFYTSSEGQKIYLSWPVPECQEGCPTSWISDGSCDKACNVSECMWDGGDCRDGAEQLAELLRDDHEELDHWAALLDDPDSCTPNCVDGWLADKFCDLNCNYLACGFDAGDCGTANFYRLHEFKLSEFNNHTYKMHGNALASFWNLSSVLDGDRPVDGEFEDHSAVRAWSINTKYSLVILVVRPKVDTTVVEGFVKGTKNGARVEIKLKVSVNTLSAANKSSSSPVAASIPTPRFEPFTGLPEGVPLGPRDLSGGPQRRVLSGRKLLDTFADSLLHVNRLYNREYGFESRKVPAHSAHLIDRDAMAELQGRFPLEWDRTSSHKFRSPSDMQFAFSYYYFLVHEKEPVDVGQIFDRFDTDLSGTWSDREMRTVLAQLHAILKFSFVTRFEEELANCSKTFSSVLVDVPTPPYEHYLDSKVPTVSKQLVSLCEAVRRQLERKFGQRTKYKTKIMGEEEVAFKMLTSNLSQVVDSLDNLRRRPRKFVCINDNLDPNRERENSYVRAVLQDFYESMLPEASSFELPPMYRNRFLTVDELHVWVQYRHFVMCAITVCIITLVVLTCVALNAEVVHAGRVLHQKIRNARICQV from the exons ATGAGTCTGTGGAAGGTGATCCAGAAGCAGGTCTACGATTTATTCTCGCACAAACAAGCACTCTTCTTCATCCTCGTCCTCTTCACCTTTGTTATTGTCACTGCTTTCCAGTTCGGAGag ACTTGGCTGCAGTGGAGCACGGTCCGCTACTCGTCCATTTTCAACAGATTCCACGACAACATTGCCGGCAAAAATCTtcaagaaaa gcttTGCCAGTCGGTGCCGATCGACCTGGTGTACACGTGGGTCAACGGCAGCGACCCTGTCTTTCAGGAGGCGCTGCTTGCCGCCAAGAGCACCTTCAAGGTCGAGGAACCTGGCCACCAGCGCAGGGGGCCCTGCCCTTTCAGGTCATGCGTTCCCTCGCACTTCATAGCCACCAA gGGTGGTTTGCCGCTGACAAAAGAATCGCGGGTCGAGGCCCTGGCGACGGCGTCCGAGTTTGGGCTCGTGCAGTTGAGCGGCCAGAGCTGGTCGCTGCTGCAACACGCATCCGTCGAAGACGCCAAGGCCGCCGACGGCACCCTCAAACTGGCCGGCAGGAACTACACCCTCCACCACGCCTACTGGACTACAG ACCCTGACGCGAAGAACTCGGTCTCGATGCGTCAATTTGCGATTCTGCTCGGCGTTCCGGCCAGCACGAGTAAGGAGACGGTGATCAAATCGCTGCCGACGAATTTACCGGTCATCGGCGTCTGGGTTTATCTGGACCAGGGACTGGCCGTACTCCAGCTGCCGCATGCCGTCGGCCAGGACACAATTCGAAAT tcGTATCCAAACATCACAGTTGGCAGCAAAGACGCCTACCTGTCGCCAGCACACCTAATTCTAGAAATGACCAGCGGCCAGGAAGCTGAGGACTTTTCAGACTCCAGGTTCCTCGATAAAGAG GAGCTTCGGTACTCGCTGCGTTCCGTGGAAAAGTACGCGCCGTGGGTGCGGCACGTGTACGTCGTGACGAACGGCCAGATTCCCTACTGGCTAAATTTGGACCATCCACGCCTCAGCGTCGTCACACACCAGCAGCTTTTCCTCAACCAGTCGCATTTGCCCACCTTCAGCAGCCCCGCCATCGAAAGCCACCTCCACAG aatTCCAGGGCTGTCGAAGCGATTTTTGTACCTGAATGACGACGTCATGCTCGGGAAAGAGGTTTGGCCTGAGGATTTTTACACCAGCTCTGAAGGACAAAAA ATTTACTTGTCGTGGCCGGTGCCGGAGTGTCAGGAAGGGTGTCCGACCTCCTGGATTTCGGACGGCTCGTGCGACAAGGCGTGCAACGTGTCCGAATGCATGTGGGACGGCGGCGACTGCCGCGACGGCGCCGAGCAGTTGGCCGAACTGCTGCGCGACGACCACGAGGAGCTGGACCACTGGGCCGCCCTGCTCGACGACCCGGACTCGTGCACGCCCAACTGCGTTGACGGCTGGCTGGCCGACAAATTCTGTGATCTT AATTGCAACTACCTGGCATGCGGTTTTGACGCTGGAGACTGCGGAACCGCTAATTTTTATAGACTGCACGAGTTCAAACTGAGCGAATTCAACAACCACACGTACAAGATGCACGGAA atgcTCTGGCGTCGTTTTGGAATCTGTCGAGCGTGTTGGACGGCGATCGTCCGGTCGACGGCGAATTCGAGGACCACTCGGCCGTGCGCGCCTGGTCGATTAATACAAAATACTCTCTTGTGATACTGGTTGTGCGGCCTAAAGTCGACACAACCGTAGTTGAGGGCTTCGTCAAGGGCACCAAGAACGGAGCCAGAGTTGAG atcaAGTTAAAAGTGTCGGTGAACACTTTATCAGCAGCCAACAAAAGCAGCTCATCCCCCGTAGCTGCAAGCATTCCCACCCCTCGTTTCGAACCATTCACCGGGCTGCCGGAGGGCGTGCCGTTGGGTCCGCGCGACCTCTCAGGTGGCCCTCAGCGTCGCGTGCTCTCCGGACGGAAGCTGCTGGACACGTTTGCCGACTCGCTGCTGCACGTGAACCGGCTGTACAACCGCGAGTATGGCTTCGAGTCGCGCAAGGTGCCGGCCCACTCGGCGCACCTGATCGACCGCGACGCCATGGCCGAGCTGCAGGGCCGCTTTCCGCTCGAGTGGGACCGCACCTCGTCGCACAAATTTCGCAGCCCCAGCGACATGCAGTTTGCTTTTTCGTACTATTATTTTCTCGTGCACGAAAAGGAGCCTGTTGATGTCGGACAAATCTTCGACCGCTTCGACACAGACCTCTCAGG gACGTGGTCTGACCGCGAAATGAGGACGGTGTTGGCGCAGCTGCACGCGATCCTCAAGTTTTCATTCGTCACCAGATTCGAGGAGGAACTGGCCAACTGCTCCAAAACCTTCTCCAGCGTGCTGGTCGACGTTCCGACACCGCCTTATGAACACTACCTCGACTCAAAAGTG CCGACGGTGAGCAAGCAGTTAGTGTCGCTGTGCGAGGCGGTGCGGCGGCAGCTGGAGCGAAAGTTTGGCCAGCGCACCAAGTACAAGACCAAGATCATGGGCGAGGAGGAGGTCGCCTTCAAAATGCTCACCTCCAACCTGAGCCAGGTGGTCGACAGCCTCGACAACCTGAGACGGAGACCACG gaagTTTGTCTGCATCAACGACAACCTGGACCCCAATCGCGAGCGTGAGAACAGCTACGTGCGGGCCGTGCTGCAGGACTTTTACGAGTCGATGCTGCCGGAGGCGTCGAGTTTCGAGCTGCCGCCCATGTACCGCAACCGCTTCCTCACCGTCGACGAACTGCACGTGTGGGTGCAGTACCGACATTTCGTCATGTGTGCCATTACAGTCTGCATCATCACGCTCGTTGTGCTCACCTGCGTCGCCCTCAACGCCGAAGTAGTCCACGCG ggcCGTGTGCTGCACCAGAAGATCCGCAACGCGAGAATCTGTCAAGTCTGA
- the LOC135937799 gene encoding uncharacterized protein LOC135937799 — protein MTHKLFALMTILASVLVAANADARRCNSQSPTVLQKIVNEMVDKSVSPMVCPPYGITIGSVLAVGDNFCCYDITSLNFYCCDRNSITENTILNILGIVLVIAVLSAILSTIIYCLRRVLCPCCC, from the exons ATGACGCACAAACTGTTCGCCCTGATGACCATCCTGGCGTCCGTCCTGGTCGCAG CCAACGCAGATGCGCGAAGGTGCAACTCGCAGAGTCCGACTGTGCTGCAGAAAATCGTGAACGAGATGGTAGACAAGTCGGTGAGCCCGATGGTTTGTCCTCCGTACGGCATCACCATCGGCTCCGTGCTGGCCGTCGGCGACAACTTCTGCTGCTATGACATCACCTCGCTCAACTTCTACTGCTGCGACCGCAACTCCATCACTGAAAACAC CATCCTGAACATTCTCGGCATCGTGCTGGTGATCGCGGTGCTGTCGGCCATCCTCTCGACTATCATCTACTGTCTGCGGCGAGTTCTGTGcccttgctgctgctga